A single region of the Polycladomyces zharkentensis genome encodes:
- a CDS encoding S8 family peptidase — protein sequence MGKGQKAWFEQAAHSLDPVLIHELRRLREHDDDKATVPVIIRLKKDLEDEKKEHVFQLCQEGECNAVHGELELVRGLYGNLHPETIRQLVEHEAVDRIFHDREVRAFLDVATRSIGSRDVQAKLEYTGKGVTIAIVDTGIYPHADLTRPKNRILKFVDLVNGKSEPYDDQGHGTHCAGDAAGNGYQSEGLYASPAPDANLVGIKVLDENGSGQMSTVIRGIEWCVKNKQKYNIRVISLSLGAPAFESYRDDPVAQAVEKAWHNGIVVCAAAGNEGPYPMTISTPGLDPVIITVGAADDHNTVTRGDDEKASYSSRGPTIDMLVKPDVYAPGTDIVSLSAPGSQLEKQLPENRVGEHYIRLSGTSMATPICAGVVAQLLEANPYLSPNDVKSILMSTSQEMSGDQAGYLDVRKAVALAKKYLAFQKPTVSRM from the coding sequence ATGGGGAAAGGGCAAAAAGCCTGGTTTGAACAAGCGGCACATTCGCTGGATCCGGTATTGATTCATGAATTGAGACGCCTCCGGGAACATGACGACGACAAAGCGACAGTTCCGGTGATTATCCGGTTGAAGAAGGATCTGGAAGACGAGAAAAAAGAGCATGTGTTTCAGCTGTGCCAAGAAGGGGAGTGCAACGCCGTACACGGAGAATTGGAGCTGGTGCGCGGGTTGTACGGCAACCTTCATCCCGAGACGATCCGGCAGCTGGTGGAGCATGAAGCGGTGGACCGTATCTTCCATGACCGGGAAGTGCGGGCGTTTTTGGACGTAGCCACCCGGTCGATCGGTTCCCGCGATGTACAGGCAAAACTGGAATACACGGGTAAAGGCGTCACCATCGCCATCGTGGACACCGGCATCTATCCGCATGCGGATTTGACCCGTCCCAAAAACCGCATCCTGAAGTTTGTCGACTTGGTAAACGGAAAAAGCGAGCCGTATGACGACCAAGGGCACGGTACCCACTGTGCGGGAGATGCGGCCGGCAACGGTTACCAGTCGGAAGGGCTGTATGCGAGTCCCGCACCGGATGCCAACCTGGTCGGCATCAAGGTATTGGATGAAAACGGCAGCGGTCAAATGTCCACGGTGATCCGCGGGATTGAGTGGTGCGTGAAAAACAAGCAAAAGTACAACATTCGTGTGATTTCGCTTTCCCTGGGCGCGCCGGCGTTTGAATCGTACCGGGACGACCCGGTGGCTCAAGCAGTGGAAAAAGCTTGGCACAACGGTATTGTCGTGTGCGCGGCTGCCGGCAACGAGGGACCGTACCCGATGACGATCAGCACGCCCGGCCTGGACCCGGTGATCATCACAGTGGGGGCTGCGGACGACCATAACACCGTCACCCGCGGGGATGATGAAAAAGCCTCCTACTCCAGCCGCGGTCCTACCATCGATATGCTGGTCAAACCGGATGTGTATGCGCCTGGCACAGATATCGTCTCTCTGTCCGCACCGGGTTCACAGTTGGAGAAACAATTGCCGGAAAACCGCGTGGGAGAGCATTACATCCGCCTGTCCGGGACTTCGATGGCCACGCCGATTTGCGCCGGCGTTGTGGCACAGTTGCTGGAGGCCAATCCGTATCTCAGTCCCAACGATGTCAAGAGTATCCTGATGTCCACCTCTCAGGAAATGTCCGGCGATCAAGCCGGCTACCTTGATGTACGTAAGGCGGTGGCGTTGGCCAAGAAGTATCTGGCATTCCAAAAGCCGACGGTCTCCCGGATGTGA
- the proC gene encoding pyrroline-5-carboxylate reductase, with protein sequence MERQIRYCFIGAGSMAEAMIAGLLKKGMAEAGQIMVINRQNRARLAYLNREYGVQIPENKGDAVVQSDIVILAAKPKDIPDALTQWGPMIRPDQLVISVAAGISTAFIERHLKEGTAVIRSMPNTSCTIGLSATAICRGRWATHEHMESAHRLFQAIGIVVEVPEEAMDTVTGLSGSGPAYIYYMVEAMQQAGVEAGLKADIARQLTLQTLLGAAHMLIETEEEPAELRRKVTSPGGTTLAGLETLRQYQFEKAVQSAIFRAKERSKELGDAFTTIVKS encoded by the coding sequence ATGGAACGCCAAATTCGATACTGTTTTATCGGAGCGGGATCGATGGCAGAGGCCATGATTGCCGGGCTGCTGAAAAAGGGCATGGCCGAAGCCGGGCAGATCATGGTCATCAATCGGCAAAACCGCGCGCGATTAGCATACCTGAACCGGGAGTATGGTGTCCAGATCCCCGAAAACAAAGGGGACGCCGTTGTCCAATCGGATATCGTCATACTTGCCGCCAAACCGAAAGACATTCCCGACGCCCTCACACAATGGGGCCCCATGATCCGCCCCGATCAATTGGTGATCTCCGTGGCAGCCGGCATTTCCACCGCATTCATCGAGCGCCATCTGAAGGAAGGCACCGCAGTGATCCGCTCCATGCCCAACACCTCCTGTACGATCGGACTGTCGGCAACAGCCATCTGCCGAGGAAGATGGGCCACGCATGAACACATGGAATCGGCACATCGTCTGTTTCAGGCGATCGGCATCGTCGTGGAGGTGCCGGAAGAAGCCATGGACACGGTTACGGGCCTGTCCGGAAGCGGTCCCGCTTATATTTACTATATGGTGGAGGCGATGCAGCAAGCGGGTGTCGAAGCCGGTCTCAAGGCCGATATTGCACGGCAGCTCACGCTGCAGACATTGTTGGGAGCCGCTCACATGCTGATCGAAACCGAAGAGGAACCGGCGGAACTGCGACGCAAAGTCACCTCTCCAGGTGGCACAACCCTTGCCGGGTTGGAAACACTCCGCCAGTATCAATTCGAGAAGGCGGTTCAATCGGCCATTTTCCGCGCCAAAGAGCGGTCGAAAGAACTGGGCGACGCGTTCACAACCATTGTCAAATCATAA
- a CDS encoding DUF402 domain-containing protein, with amino-acid sequence MNKGDIVRIESWKHDGSLHRVWKQSVVLFPGEPLILANHDVEVVESDGQKWVSPGLAICQFHRNEWFHTILLFDEQEKPCRYYTNIASPCRIENGVITYIDYDLDMIADINLRYRWVDQDEFEANRRKMDYPKEVVREVERAVKRLEERVRRREAPFSPSFVRKWYHQYLLFKKIRLME; translated from the coding sequence ATGAACAAGGGTGACATCGTACGCATCGAAAGTTGGAAACATGACGGTAGCCTGCATCGTGTGTGGAAACAGTCTGTGGTACTATTCCCCGGTGAACCGCTCATTCTCGCAAACCATGATGTCGAAGTCGTCGAGTCTGACGGGCAGAAGTGGGTTTCTCCGGGTTTGGCGATTTGCCAGTTTCATAGAAATGAGTGGTTTCATACGATACTACTGTTTGATGAACAGGAGAAGCCCTGCCGATACTATACCAATATTGCATCTCCCTGTCGGATCGAAAACGGTGTGATCACCTACATCGATTACGATTTGGACATGATCGCCGATATCAATCTTCGCTATCGGTGGGTGGATCAGGATGAGTTTGAAGCCAATCGGCGGAAAATGGATTATCCGAAGGAGGTTGTCCGCGAGGTAGAGCGGGCGGTCAAACGTTTGGAAGAACGGGTCAGGCGTCGGGAAGCGCCGTTCAGTCCTTCATTTGTGAGAAAGTGGTATCATCAATATCTTCTTTTCAAAAAAATACGATTGATGGAGTGA
- the lepB gene encoding signal peptidase I: protein MKWRSTRWLRWIRMMVMAVLVALAVNQFGVALSVVNGTSMQPTLENGDRLLVNKFSFLFEKPKVGDVITFEDPSQEGRYLVKRVIGTPGDRIEIKNGAVYRNGERINEPYAKCPVEDGDFGPVTVKQGTVFVMGDNRQRFASRDSRYESVGLVPYHLIDGKVELILYRPSLEAFL, encoded by the coding sequence ATGAAGTGGCGCAGTACCCGTTGGCTCCGTTGGATCCGCATGATGGTGATGGCCGTTTTGGTGGCACTGGCCGTCAATCAATTCGGCGTCGCGCTATCCGTCGTCAACGGAACATCGATGCAGCCGACGCTGGAAAACGGTGACCGATTGCTTGTCAACAAATTTTCCTTTTTGTTTGAGAAGCCGAAAGTGGGGGATGTGATCACCTTCGAAGACCCGTCGCAAGAAGGACGGTATCTGGTGAAACGGGTGATTGGCACACCCGGTGACCGGATCGAGATCAAAAATGGCGCGGTCTATCGAAACGGGGAACGGATCAATGAACCTTATGCGAAATGTCCGGTGGAAGACGGAGATTTCGGACCAGTGACGGTCAAACAGGGAACCGTGTTTGTCATGGGAGACAATCGACAGCGATTTGCCAGCAGAGACAGTCGCTACGAGAGTGTCGGTCTGGTACCGTACCATTTGATCGACGGAAAAGTGGAGTTGATCTTGTATCGACCCTCATTGGAAGCTTTCTTGTAA
- the codY gene encoding GTP-sensing pleiotropic transcriptional regulator CodY yields the protein MDLLNKTRRISRILQKNVGHHLVDFDDVAQALCDVIQANIYVVNPDGKLLGVAIDHEIENERMQQYLRERQFPAEYARLLMEVEKTTANISVESPYTAYPTEMKDMFRTGYTTLVPIVGGGDHLGTLVLSRLNQEFVDDDLILAEYGATVVGMEILRERAGQIEEEARSRAVVQLAINSLSFSELEAAEHIFKELDGNEGLLVASKIADRVGITRSVIVNALRKLESAGVVESRSLGMKGTYIKILNPKLLPALEKARH from the coding sequence ATGGATCTGTTGAACAAAACCCGGCGCATTTCGCGCATCCTGCAAAAAAATGTCGGTCATCACCTGGTCGATTTCGATGATGTGGCTCAAGCATTGTGTGACGTGATTCAAGCCAACATCTACGTGGTCAACCCGGACGGCAAACTGTTGGGAGTGGCCATCGACCATGAAATTGAAAACGAACGGATGCAGCAATACCTGCGGGAACGGCAGTTTCCGGCCGAGTATGCCCGTTTGTTGATGGAAGTGGAAAAAACGACAGCCAACATCAGTGTGGAAAGTCCGTACACGGCTTATCCGACGGAGATGAAAGACATGTTCCGCACCGGATATACGACATTGGTACCGATCGTCGGCGGTGGTGATCATTTGGGGACGCTGGTCCTGTCCCGCCTGAACCAAGAGTTCGTCGATGACGACCTGATTTTGGCCGAGTACGGAGCGACCGTTGTCGGAATGGAAATTCTGCGCGAGCGTGCCGGCCAGATCGAAGAAGAGGCCCGCAGTCGTGCGGTGGTGCAATTGGCGATCAATTCGTTGTCTTTCAGCGAATTGGAAGCAGCCGAGCACATTTTCAAAGAACTGGACGGCAACGAAGGATTGCTGGTGGCCAGTAAGATTGCCGATCGCGTCGGCATTACCCGTTCGGTAATCGTCAACGCGCTTCGCAAGTTGGAAAGTGCCGGTGTGGTAGAGTCGCGTTCGTTGGGGATGAAAGGAACCTATATCAAGATTCTCAACCCGAAACTCTTGCCGGCGTTGGAGAAAGCCCGCCATTGA
- a CDS encoding serine hydrolase domain-containing protein, whose translation MIGVSVYGKIPILFSSIIGQPEETGMKRIEWTEIDGIMQQAVKKGVIPGGVVLVARDGRIVKLRAYGWSARYRDARKTPLPQAVPATTNTLYDVASLTKLFTATAVMRLIEHGRLSLDAPLGRYLSDFAGEGKESITVRHLLSHTSGLPANLPLYQTPGPPEKRIRLAMGAKPVATPGTRYIYSDIGYMVLGELVHRVSGKSLDQYMQEQILQPLSMSSTAFRPPDAWKAKIAPTEEQTVPLRGLVWGEVHDENAWALGGVAGHAGLFSTAGDLARFGQMFLNEGSWDGVRVLRPSSVREMFRLQTPALSHVERGLGWELHQPRDRGEHAEGKRAGHTGFTGTSIVLDREEGWMLIVLTNRVHPTREGPSIAMVRKRLADAVEKDR comes from the coding sequence ATGATCGGTGTGTCGGTCTATGGGAAGATACCCATTCTGTTCTCGTCCATAATCGGACAACCGGAGGAAACGGGGATGAAGCGGATCGAATGGACAGAAATCGACGGGATCATGCAACAAGCTGTGAAAAAAGGCGTGATTCCCGGAGGTGTCGTACTGGTGGCCCGAGACGGCAGGATCGTCAAATTACGGGCATACGGTTGGTCCGCGCGGTATCGGGATGCCCGAAAAACCCCCTTGCCACAAGCGGTTCCAGCCACGACGAATACCCTGTATGATGTGGCTTCGTTGACCAAATTGTTCACGGCAACAGCAGTGATGCGTCTGATTGAACATGGACGGCTCTCGTTGGATGCACCTCTGGGGCGTTATCTTTCCGATTTTGCCGGTGAAGGAAAAGAATCCATCACAGTCCGTCATCTGCTCTCCCATACAAGCGGATTGCCGGCCAATTTGCCGCTATACCAGACTCCCGGACCGCCGGAAAAGCGGATTAGGTTGGCGATGGGGGCAAAACCCGTGGCAACTCCCGGAACCCGATACATATACAGTGATATCGGCTATATGGTGTTGGGCGAATTGGTTCATCGTGTTTCGGGAAAGTCTCTGGACCAATATATGCAAGAGCAGATCCTGCAACCACTCTCCATGTCTTCCACCGCATTTCGGCCGCCGGACGCATGGAAAGCGAAGATTGCGCCGACCGAGGAGCAAACCGTTCCTTTGCGCGGTCTCGTCTGGGGGGAGGTACACGATGAAAACGCCTGGGCGTTGGGAGGAGTGGCCGGGCATGCAGGATTGTTTTCCACGGCAGGTGATCTCGCCCGGTTCGGTCAGATGTTTTTAAACGAAGGATCATGGGACGGAGTGCGGGTGCTTCGTCCATCATCCGTCCGGGAAATGTTTCGGTTGCAAACACCTGCTCTTTCCCATGTGGAGCGCGGTCTCGGATGGGAACTCCATCAGCCGCGGGACAGGGGAGAACATGCTGAGGGGAAACGGGCGGGCCATACCGGTTTTACGGGAACGTCCATTGTCTTGGATCGTGAGGAGGGTTGGATGCTCATTGTATTGACCAATCGGGTTCATCCCACACGAGAAGGACCGTCCATCGCCATGGTACGCAAACGGTTGGCTGATGCGGTGGAAAAAGACCGTTGA
- a CDS encoding ABC transporter ATP-binding protein, with translation MGSIRRYLRFVRPYRKHIVWTMVVGICKFGIPLLLPLVLKYAVDDILLVQLPAEEKVRRLLWLLAGTFFVFTFIRYPIEYYRQYFAQWTASKVLYDIRNRLFDHLQKLSLRFYHNQKVGQIISRVIHDVEQTKEFVVTGMMNVWLDLFTISFAAAAMAWMDPLMTVIALSVFPLYGVAVKYFYQRLRQRTKERSQALAELQGHLHERIQGISVIRAFHLEAHEQGQFLRRNGYFLDRALAHTRWNAQTFAVINTITDLAPILVIGFSSYYVIHGHMSIGEMTAFYGYVGLIYSPIRRLVNASTTLTQALASMDRVFELMDEPYEITDRPGAVPLSQAEGSIRFENVTFRYHEHGDPVLTAVDLTIEPGQTVALVGPSGGGKSTVVSLIPRFYDVQTGSVKVDGRDVRDWTLASLRSHIGMVLQDNILFSGSVLENIRMGRPTASFEEVVAAAKAANAHAFIMELKDGYDTEIGERGVKLSGGQKQRIALARVFLKDPTILILDEATSALDLQSERLIQESLDRLAKDRTTIIVAHRLSTITHADRIYYIEEGRVKESGTHEELMALGGKYARLFAVQHLERHGETVSH, from the coding sequence ATGGGCAGTATTCGGAGGTATCTCCGTTTTGTACGGCCCTATCGGAAGCACATTGTGTGGACGATGGTGGTCGGCATATGCAAATTCGGAATCCCCTTGTTGCTGCCATTGGTCCTGAAATATGCCGTGGACGACATTTTGTTGGTCCAGCTGCCCGCAGAAGAGAAAGTCAGACGGTTACTCTGGCTGTTGGCGGGGACTTTTTTCGTTTTTACTTTCATTCGTTATCCGATTGAATATTACCGGCAATATTTCGCCCAATGGACGGCGAGCAAGGTATTGTATGACATACGCAACCGTTTGTTTGATCACCTGCAAAAGCTGTCATTGCGGTTTTATCATAATCAGAAAGTGGGACAGATTATTTCCCGGGTAATCCACGATGTCGAACAGACAAAAGAGTTTGTCGTGACCGGGATGATGAATGTTTGGTTGGATTTGTTCACCATTTCGTTTGCCGCGGCAGCGATGGCGTGGATGGATCCGTTGATGACAGTGATCGCTTTATCCGTGTTTCCCTTGTACGGCGTGGCGGTCAAATATTTTTACCAACGCCTGCGCCAACGAACCAAAGAGCGTTCCCAGGCGCTCGCCGAGCTGCAAGGACATTTGCACGAGCGCATTCAGGGTATTTCCGTCATCCGTGCCTTTCACTTGGAAGCGCATGAACAGGGACAGTTTTTGCGGCGTAACGGGTATTTTCTCGACAGAGCCTTGGCCCATACCCGTTGGAATGCCCAAACATTTGCAGTCATCAACACCATCACCGATTTGGCCCCCATTTTGGTCATCGGATTTTCCAGCTACTACGTGATCCATGGTCATATGAGCATCGGGGAAATGACCGCATTTTACGGATACGTGGGATTGATCTACTCCCCGATCCGCCGACTGGTCAACGCATCCACCACTTTGACCCAGGCTTTGGCATCAATGGATCGTGTGTTCGAGCTGATGGACGAACCCTATGAGATTACGGACCGTCCTGGCGCTGTCCCCCTTTCACAAGCGGAAGGAAGCATCCGTTTTGAAAACGTGACATTTCGTTATCATGAACACGGTGATCCGGTGTTGACCGCTGTTGATTTGACCATTGAACCGGGGCAGACCGTCGCCTTGGTCGGTCCCAGCGGAGGGGGTAAATCGACTGTCGTATCGTTGATTCCCCGTTTTTATGATGTTCAAACGGGGAGCGTAAAGGTGGACGGCAGGGATGTACGCGATTGGACACTGGCCAGTTTGCGCAGTCACATCGGAATGGTGTTGCAGGATAACATTCTGTTCAGTGGAAGTGTGTTGGAAAATATCCGCATGGGACGACCGACGGCTTCGTTCGAAGAGGTGGTGGCCGCCGCGAAAGCGGCCAACGCACATGCTTTCATCATGGAACTGAAAGACGGATATGATACGGAAATCGGGGAACGGGGGGTCAAACTGTCTGGTGGACAAAAACAACGCATTGCCTTGGCACGAGTATTTTTGAAAGACCCCACCATACTGATTTTGGATGAAGCGACATCCGCATTGGATTTGCAATCCGAACGCCTGATTCAGGAATCACTGGATCGGTTGGCAAAAGATCGTACCACCATCATTGTGGCGCATCGTCTCTCCACCATCACCCACGCCGATCGGATCTACTACATTGAGGAAGGACGGGTGAAGGAATCGGGCACGCACGAGGAGTTGATGGCCCTCGGCGGGAAATATGCAAGATTGTTTGCCGTACAGCATTTGGAGCGCCACGGGGAAACGGTCAGTCATTGA
- a CDS encoding anti-sigma regulatory factor, producing the protein MRKRFRVRYEWDIVSIRSEIREIAGQAGFDELDQARIVQSVSELARNVVHYAEKGLILVETVERDGKEGLRILVQDLGPGITDVEEVLRKMDTPTVTENSGLQQVRSLMDEFSIQSVEGKGTCVEVIKWRKTAQTIQDS; encoded by the coding sequence GTGAGAAAGAGATTCCGGGTTCGATATGAATGGGATATCGTCTCCATCCGCAGTGAAATTCGGGAGATTGCGGGGCAGGCGGGGTTTGACGAGCTGGATCAGGCGCGGATCGTTCAGTCGGTTTCCGAGTTGGCCCGGAACGTGGTTCACTATGCGGAAAAGGGACTGATACTCGTCGAGACCGTGGAACGTGACGGGAAAGAAGGATTGCGCATTTTGGTGCAGGACTTGGGGCCCGGCATCACGGATGTGGAAGAAGTGTTGCGCAAGATGGATACCCCGACCGTCACCGAAAATTCCGGCTTGCAACAGGTGAGAAGTTTGATGGACGAATTTTCGATTCAATCAGTGGAGGGCAAAGGTACTTGTGTGGAAGTGATCAAATGGCGGAAGACGGCGCAAACGATCCAGGACAGCTGA
- the cyoE gene encoding heme o synthase, which produces MERPLTRETSVDPIMSTEPFMTTPSRATWRDYLNITKPGINVSNLLATFTGFWLAGPRSLDLTLLFFTLLGTALVIAGGCTLNNFIDRDIDPSMARTRNRPVASGKIAPATALRMGILLTVAGISVLALGANPLAAVLGMIGFFVYVMVYTVWLKRTTTLNTVIGGISGAVPPMIGWTAVTGNVDLPAWILFLILFMWQPPHFLALAMRKVEDYRAAGVPMLPVVRGFMETKRAIMVYVAAMIPSSLFLYHTGVVGKIYFFTAIVLGVIYLVLSIAGFFTKDDDRWARQMFLYSLVYLTTILLVMIVDKVPPVAG; this is translated from the coding sequence GTGGAACGACCGTTGACACGAGAAACGTCCGTCGATCCCATCATGTCGACCGAACCGTTTATGACGACTCCGAGCAGAGCGACATGGCGAGATTATCTCAACATCACGAAGCCCGGTATCAATGTCTCCAATCTGTTGGCGACGTTTACCGGGTTTTGGTTGGCCGGACCTCGTTCGCTTGACCTTACTTTGCTGTTCTTCACGCTATTGGGAACGGCTTTGGTCATCGCCGGGGGATGCACACTGAACAACTTCATCGACCGGGATATCGACCCTTCGATGGCACGAACCCGTAACCGCCCGGTAGCTTCCGGAAAAATCGCTCCCGCTACCGCTTTGCGGATGGGCATCCTTTTGACCGTGGCCGGCATCTCGGTGTTGGCGCTGGGAGCCAATCCGTTGGCGGCGGTTCTGGGGATGATCGGCTTTTTTGTATATGTCATGGTTTATACTGTTTGGCTGAAACGGACGACGACGCTGAACACGGTGATCGGTGGCATTTCCGGTGCCGTACCGCCGATGATCGGTTGGACGGCAGTCACGGGCAATGTGGATCTTCCCGCTTGGATATTGTTCCTCATCCTGTTCATGTGGCAACCGCCGCATTTCCTGGCGTTGGCCATGCGAAAAGTGGAAGATTACCGAGCCGCGGGTGTCCCGATGCTGCCCGTCGTCCGTGGTTTTATGGAGACCAAACGGGCGATCATGGTGTACGTGGCAGCGATGATCCCGTCGTCCCTCTTCCTGTACCATACGGGGGTCGTCGGAAAGATCTACTTTTTCACTGCCATCGTTCTCGGGGTCATCTACTTGGTTTTGTCGATTGCCGGTTTCTTCACGAAAGACGATGATCGATGGGCGCGGCAGATGTTCTTGTACTCCTTGGTTTATTTGACGACCATCCTCTTGGTGATGATAGTGGATAAAGTTCCTCCCGTCGCCGGATAA
- the coxB gene encoding cytochrome c oxidase subunit II: MRRRQHLWRYLFVFAALALLMTGCGDPRLNSLDPSGPAGEMQLSLIKLSLGIMIGVFTVVTIIYVYVLVRYRQRPGQNDIPKQVEGSTKLEILWTVIPIALLAVLAVPTISATFSLAKKPPQGQSVEVKVIGHQYWWEFVYPQYGIRTSQELHIPVGKKVHFEITSTDVIHSFWVPNLGGKMDAIPGKKNNMWLQADKPGRYVGKCAELCGASHALMDFTVIAQTQQDFDKWVKAQQNPQSMATNKTLEQGKQLVAQNCIGCHAVRGAGFRYEGKKGPDLTGFGQRTTIAGFLPHDEKHLQAWLKNPQAFKPGARMPKIGYLDDQEMKALTQYLMSLK, from the coding sequence TTGAGACGACGGCAACATTTGTGGCGTTATCTGTTCGTGTTTGCGGCACTGGCGCTTCTAATGACCGGTTGCGGTGACCCGAGATTGAACTCCCTGGATCCTTCGGGACCGGCTGGGGAAATGCAATTATCGTTAATCAAGCTCAGTTTGGGGATCATGATCGGTGTTTTCACCGTCGTGACGATCATTTATGTCTACGTGCTGGTTCGCTACCGGCAGCGCCCGGGGCAAAACGACATTCCCAAACAGGTTGAAGGCAGCACTAAATTAGAAATTCTCTGGACGGTTATCCCGATCGCCTTGCTGGCGGTACTGGCGGTGCCGACCATATCGGCCACCTTCTCCTTGGCAAAAAAACCGCCGCAGGGACAATCCGTCGAGGTGAAAGTGATCGGGCACCAGTACTGGTGGGAGTTCGTCTATCCGCAATACGGTATCCGTACCTCTCAGGAGCTGCACATCCCGGTGGGGAAAAAGGTGCACTTCGAAATCACTTCCACCGATGTCATCCATTCGTTCTGGGTGCCCAACCTGGGCGGTAAAATGGACGCCATTCCCGGCAAGAAAAACAATATGTGGCTTCAGGCCGACAAGCCGGGACGTTATGTCGGGAAATGCGCAGAGCTCTGCGGTGCAAGTCACGCATTGATGGATTTTACCGTGATCGCACAAACGCAACAAGATTTTGATAAGTGGGTCAAAGCGCAACAAAATCCGCAATCCATGGCAACGAACAAAACACTGGAGCAAGGGAAACAACTGGTGGCACAAAACTGCATCGGCTGTCACGCCGTGCGTGGTGCGGGTTTCCGTTACGAGGGCAAAAAAGGACCGGATCTGACCGGTTTTGGTCAGCGTACGACGATTGCCGGTTTCCTCCCGCATGACGAGAAGCATTTGCAAGCATGGCTGAAAAATCCGCAAGCCTTCAAACCCGGGGCGCGGATGCCCAAGATCGGATATTTGGACGACCAAGAGATGAAGGCGCTCACTCAGTACTTAATGAGTTTGAAATAA